A stretch of DNA from Brevibacillus ruminantium:
CCCAGCTCATTTTCCAAAAACTTGATCTGTTGACTGAGATTGGACTGAGTGGTGCAAAGCTTCTCAGATGCCCTGGAAAAATGCATCTCCTCGCAAACGGCGATAAAGTATTCCAATTGTCGCAGTTCCATGAATCCCTCTCCCCGCGGTTATCATCATTTTTTGTTATCATTATAATCGGAAATGGGGGATTGTAGAGCACTTTTAAAAAGGGTACAGTTGTTTTGACAAAGAAGCACTCAGTCAATAACGGAGAATGAAATGGAGGAATGACCTTATGTCTCAAAACATTATCAACACGGCAAAATCTGTTCGCCAAATCGTACTGCACCAGGTTCAATCGATCCCGGAGGAGCTGTTCGATGTTCAACCTCCACAGTTTAACAACACGATCAGATGGAATGTCGGCCATATCGTCTTTTGTCTGGAATCCTTTCTCTCCCTGGGCTTCTCTGATGTGTCTCGCCTTCCGGAATCGTATACTGCTTTATTCAACACGGGGACGAAGCCGTCCGACTGGACTGCCACGCCTCCAACAAAGGAAGAGCTTGTCCAGCACTTGTCAGAGCAGCTTGCCCGCATCGCAGAGATATCTCCCGACAAGCTGGAGGAACCGCTGAAATCGCCTGTGGAAATGGGACCGCTGCGATTCACAACGGTCGGCGAGGTCATTAACTTTTCTATCGTCCATGAAGCGATGCATTCCTCAACCATTTCCTCCTTGCTGAAGGTAGTGAAATACGGGAAATAAGCAGAGGAAGCAAATGTTTCCTACCGAAGGAAGGCCGCGCGGAAATGGGATGTATGGGTGCGCTTCAACCGAATAGTCATGCCGAGCGCAGTCATGGAGTACTCTACCTTGGGCGGAACTTTCGGATAAACTTCCCTGTGAACGATCCCGTCTTCCATCAGTTCGCGGAGTTGATTGGTGAATTGAGCCGTACGACATAGCTAAAAGCGTAATAACAGGTAAACGAAAGCAAAGAGACGTGGTATCCTGAAAGAAGGAGACGGCGTCTCTTTCCTTTTGCCAGGAACCACGAGGAAAGGAAGAGGGAAATGATAGATAGACTGGATCATCTTGTGCTTACTGTAAAGGACGTGGAGGCAACCTGTGCATTCTATGAAAAGGTGCTGGGCATGACGGTTGTGACGTTTGGCGGCGGGAGGAGGGCGCTGCAGTTTGGCCGGCAAAAGATAAATCTGCATCAGGCCGGGCGCGAGTTTGAACCCAAAGCCGACAAGCCTGTTCCGGGCTCCGCCGACCTTTGTTTGATTGCGTCGGTTCCGTTGGAGCAGGTTGTCGCGCATCTGGAGGCGTGCGGCGTCCCGATTTTGGAAGGGCCGGTAGACAGGACAGGAGCGGTCGGGAAAATCCGCTCGGTCTATCTGCGCGATCCCGATCAGAATTTAATTGAAATATCTGTTTACATAGAGGTCTAGCTGCAGATCAGTAAGATCACAGCAGGACTAGCAGGACTAACGGGAAAGAACGGCTTGTAACCGGCGTGGAGTACGATGTTGCCAACTCTATCGCCCGCGTTTTTTCAGGCTGCATGAAATGGGGGCTGAAATCCGATGACGGACGGAATAAACAGAGGGGTAGGAAAAACAGTTGCCGAAGTGGAAGCAGTTCTTGGAAAGCACAGGCCGGGGATTATGGGAGAACAGAATTTCTCCCGCTTCAGCGTACTGATCCCTTTGGTAAAAGGGGAAGACGGACAATTGTCTGTGCTGTTTGAAAAACGGGCCGCAACGATGCGAAGACAGGCCGGGGAAATCTGTTTTCCCGGCGGCCGGATTGATCCGGAGGACGCGTCCGAGTGGGATGCTGCACGCAGGGAAACGAGTGAGGAGCTGGGACTGCCGCTGGAGCGCATTCGCTACGCCGGTACACTGGATACGCTGGTCACTCCTGCTGCCTGCATATACCCTTTTGTCGGCTTGCTTGATTCCTTGGAGGAGCTGCATCCGAATCCCGCTGAGGTAGGCGAAGTGTTTTTGGTGCCGCTTGCCACACTGCTTGCGACAAGCCCTGACATTTACCTGGCGAAAATGCGGGTAGAGCCGGGGCCGGATTACCCGTACCACCTCATACCGGGCGGAGAAGGGTATCCGTGGCGGTTTGGCTCTGTCTCCCACTACTTCTACCAGCTGGAGGGACGGATCGTGTGGGGGATGACTGCACGGATTCTGACTCATTTTATCGATTTGCTTCGAGGGGAAAACGAGTAGGAAAGATCAGAGAGGAGCGAGCTTTTATGTGGACCGGTAATGAAGTGACAAGCAGATTGGGAATCGACCTGCCGATCATCCAGGCGGGAATGGCAGGGGGAACGACGACTCCACAGCTGGTTGCAGCCGTCTCTCAGGCTGGCGGACTGGGCACGCTGGGAGCGGGCTACATGAGCGGCGAGCAGATTCGCACAGCGATCCGCGCCATCCGCGAGCTGACTGACAAGCCTTTTGGCGTCAATCTGTTCATTCCCGAGGAAGCGACAGGCAAATCTGCACCGGGCGAAGCAGTCCGGCAGATCATGAATGAGACGAGGCGCCGCCTGGGCATCCCGGAAGACCCCGAGTTCGGGAAGGTCGCTGAGCCCTTCGAGGAGCAGATGGCTGCTGTGTTGGAAGAGCAGGTGCCTGTGTTCAGCTTTACCTTTGGTCTTTTGGATAAAAGGTGGATGGCTGAGTGCAAGCAGCGCGGCATCGCCGTTATCGGGACAGCCACGACGGTACGGGAAGGCGCCGCCTTGGAAGCAAGCGGCGTTGACATGGTAGTAGCCCAAGGAAGTGAAGCAGGGGGGCATCGCGGTTCGTTTTTGCCGGATTCGCCGAACAACCTGGTCGGCTTGATGGCACTGGTGCCGCAAATGGCGGACCGGCTGTCCATTCCGGTCATTGCCGCAGGCGGCATCATGGACGGCAGAGGAATCGCCGCAGCGTTCATGCTGGGAGCGCAGGCCGCTCAGCTTGGTACAGCTTTTCTCCTGACGGAAGAGAGCGGTGCCCATCGTTTGCACAAGCAGGCTGTACTGTCGTCCAGCGACGAGGAGACGGTCCTGACCACGGCCTTTTCCGGAAAAGCGGCCCGCGGCGTGACCAATGAATTCATGCAGCTGCTCGCTCCTTTTGCAGAAGAAATACCTGCGTATCCGGTGCAAAACGCGATGACCCGCGATATTCGCCAGGCCGCAACCAAGCAGGAGAGAAGCGAATTTCTCTCGATGTGGGCGGGGCAGTCCGGGGCACTTGGCAGAGCGATCAGCGCGGAGCAGCTAATGCGCAAACTGGTGGAAGAGACGGAAGAATTGCTGGGAAAACGGTGATCCAGCGTGCTCCGATCCGCGAGCCGGGAAGCGGCAAAAGCTCGGTCGCTTCAGAGATATCCGGCAGATAGGCCGGAAAGGCGGGTTCCGGAGAGCAGCTGTCTCACCTGTATGATCGAAATGGAAAAAATCGCGTGAAAGGCTCCGCCGATTGACTAGGCGGAGCTTTTTTCTACTTTCAAAAAGTTTAATTTCGCTAACGCGATAGAGGGTGAAAGTATAAGTGCAACGAAGGCCACTCCAGCTTGGTGTAGCCAAGTTTTCTAATTTCCTGCCTGCAAAGACAGCAAACTCTGAGCCATCGGTCAATTGTTTCGCCGTTGGTTATTGGTTACAATGGATTCGTTCTAGTGGATAACAGATTTATGAGCGGCAAAGGAGACAAAATCAATGAAAAAATGGTTCGGACTTGTTCTGGTTGCTGGGTTGGCAGTATCGGCAGCGGCATGTACGCCAGTGGAGAAGGCACCTGAGGCGGCTATGCAAGTAAAACCGGTCGATCTATTTGCAGGCGATGCGCAAAAATTCAAGCCGTTCTTGGGACTGATGTCCGGTGCGGTTCAAGTAAAATATCGCGGAAAGAGCGGCGAGATCAAAACTACGCTGGAAGTGTGGGAATACGGCAAAAAGACAGAGACGCTCGGTGAATTTGGGGAAAGCATCAGGGATAAAGACGGCAAAGAGGGGCTATACAGCTTTGACGGGGAAGCGATCTTTTCCGTGAAGGGCATCCAGGGAGAAGATCCAAATAAGACGCATTACGAAATCACGGTTGCCCTCACCGATAAAAATGGCTCGTCCAGCAGTCAGCTTGATTGGGTCGTGGATGCGAAGCAGGTCGCCAGCAGTCCGATCGAGCTTGCGGAGGAACTGAATTTGCAGGATGGCGAGCGTGCTGCGGTATGGGGCATGCAGGCGACTGATGAGCAAATCATCAGGACCGTTGATTTTACACCGGAATCACTAAAAAATGCGAAATGGGCGCTGCTCGTTTTCATGTCAGCCGGGTCTGAGGAACCATCAGCCCCCTAGAGGTTTTTCCCCCTGTTTGTAAAGAAATTTCGACCTACCTGCCAAAACCTTTCAAACCTATAATGATCGTACAAAGGAAAAATCAGGGGAAATGGGGGGTCTGAAATGAAACAGGCAATGAAACATGCATGGAAACGGGCGGGAGCCCTGCTGTTGATGTCATCTCTGTTGGTCGTCGCCGCCTGTAGCAGCGGCGGCGGTGCCAGCACAAGCACGCAGCCGCAGGCGCCGGCAGGTTCGACAACACCTGCAGACAATTCTGGAAGCGCTGTCAAAAAAGATGTCACTCTTTCACTCAGGCATACGCAAATCAAGGAGACAAGCAAGAAGAGACTGAAAATTCTGGAGGATGTCGTCAAAAAGACAGAAGAAAATAATCCGGGTCTCAAAATCGAGCTGGAAGGCATGGATGAAAACGTCAACCGCGATCAAAAGCTGAAGGCGGAGATGGCGGCAGGGAATCCCCCGAAAATCTTCGAGATGTTTGGCGGGGCCGATACGAAGCTGTACGTCAAGGCGGGACGACTGCTTGATTTGACCGATTTTCTGACCGAATCGGGCTTGAAGGACAAGTTTGTCAATCTGGAGGAGTTCACGGTCGACGGCCGCGTCTACGGTCTGCCGATAGGCGGGTATGCCGAAGGATTTTTCTACAATAAAAAGCTGTTTGCCGAGCTGGGTCTCAGCGTGCCGAAGACCTGGGATGAATTTATCGCCGTGAACGAGAAGCTGAAAGCGGCTGGCAAAGTGCCGCTTGCACTGGCGGCCAAGGACGGCTGGGTCAACGCGATGCTGTTCAACACGATACTGGAACGAAATGCAGGGATGGCGGCAATTGAAGGATTGGTCAACGGCACTCACAAGTGGACTGATCCGGAAAGCGTGAAGGCACTATCTGACTACGCTTCTCTAGTGAATGCCGACTACTTTACCAAAGGGGCGCTCGGCCTGCCATACTCCGATCAGGGAGCCCAGTTCCTGCGAGGAGAGGCCGGCATGGTCTTTACCGGAAGCTGGGATGCGACTCGCTACAGCGGCGACGAGGCAGGCGATCTGAAAGGGCAGATCGGTTTCTTCCCCTTCCCGGCGATCAGCGGAGGCAAGGGGGATCAGACCTCGATCAACGCCGGTTACTCCAATGGCTTCGGCTTCTCCAAAGAGCTGACCGAGGAGCAGAAACAGATGGTCTATGCCTTTATCAAGGAGCATTTCAACGAAGAGGTGGAAAAACGGATGCTGGTGGAGGACCGGGTGCTTCCGTCGATGAAGCTGAGCGATCTGTCCGGTGCCGACCAATTGATTACCGAGGTTATTCAGACGATCAACAACGCCAGCAGCACCTGGAGAGCGTATGATGCCGTCGTGCAGCCTCCGGTCAAGCTCGCTGTGGAAAATTCTCTGCAGGAGCTGATCGGCAAGGTGAAAACGCCGGAGCAGGTAGCAGAGCGCCTGCAAAAAGAGCAGGACAAGGCGAATCAGAGCAAATAAGTATTCCGAAAAGGCCATAAAGCAGCATGAAAGAGGAGCCACTTCGCACAGTCAAGTGGCTCCCTCTCTTACTCGATAACGCTTACTGGTGAATATGGAGGCATAAAATGAACAACGTGTTGACAAGGCCGTGGCTTTTTTTTATGTTTTTGCTACCAGCAATTGGATTGTACGTTATATTTATGGGAATCCCGCTGGTGCAGTCTCTCTATTATGCCTTTTTTCAATGGGACGGCGTGACGGAGAAGACATTCGTCGGACTGGACAACTTCGCCGGGCTGCTTGAGGATGAGGTATTTCGACGCTCCTTTTTCAACAACGTCTCCTTCATCCTGTTCAGCACCTTCATCTCCATGCCGATCATCGTAGTTGTCGCTCTGCTCTTGAGCCAGGTGAGACGATTTCAAACCTTTTACCGTACCGGCGTCTTTCTCCCGACCGTTCTCTCCACGGCGGTGGTAGGGGTCCTGTGGCTCTATATTTACCATCCGGACGCCGGGCTGCTGAACAACTTTTTGCGTTTGCTTCACCTTGACTCTCTGACACAGTATTGGCTCTCGGACCCGAAGTGGGCGATGATCAGCGTCTTGGTCGCCAACGCCTGGCAATGGACCGGTTTTTACGTCGTGCTTGTCCTGGCTGCCATACTCGGAGTGCCGCGGGAACTGACGGAGGCGGCGGAGATTGACGGGGCGAATGTATGGCAAAAAACGTGGTATATCACGCTGCCGCTGATCCGGCCCGTCCTGGTGGTTATCTTTTTGCTCAATGTTTCCGGCTCGATGAAGGCGCTCGACATCATCATGGTGATGACGGAAGGCGGGCCATTCCAGACGACAGATGTTCTGGCCACCTACATGGTCACGAAGGCATTTCGGGAATACGAATACGGCTATGGAAGCGCGATTGCCGTCGTGATCTTTCTGCTCACGCTGCTGTTTGCCTGGATCATTCAGCGGGCCAACAAAAAAGAGCAGGAGGTGGAGCTCTGATGCGCACCTGGATGTACCGCCGGAATGTCATTCCCCACATGCTTTTGACTGTATACGTCCTCGTCACCTTGTATCCGCTCGTCTGGCTGACGCTCTCGTCATTGAAGACGCCTCGGGAAATTACGGAAAGCCCCTGGGGGCTGCCGTCGTCTCTTCAGTGGCAAAACTACGTGGAAGCGTGGAAAACGGCGAAAGTAAGCACCTACTTCTTCAACAGCCTGTACATCAGCACGATCTCCTGCATTTTGATCGTCATCATCGGCTCGGCTGCGGCCTTCGCCATCACCCGGATGAACTTTCCACGGTTGAGCAACTGGGTCTACCAGTTTTTCCTGCTCGGTCTTGTCGTTCCGGGCGGGGCGCTGCTCATCCCTCTCTACAGGCTGCTGCAAGAGATGAAGCTGATCGACACGCACTTGTCCCTGATTTTGATCAATGCTACCTTTGCTCTCCCCGTCACGATATTTATTCTGTCAGCTTTTATGAAGGCAATCCCGCGCGAGCTGGAGGAAGCGGCGATCGTAGACGGCTTGGGCGCGTTCGGATTGTTTGTCCGGATTATCCTTCCCGTGACGATGCCGGCGATCGTGACCGTATTTATTCTCAACTTTATCAACGTGTGGAACGAATTTATCATGGCATTGCTGTTTCTCTCCAAGGAAAAGCTGCGAACCCTTCCGGTGGGCATGTCCGTATTCAAGGATGCGTTTCAGACAAATTATGCGCTGTTGTCCGCGGCGGTCATGTACAGCGTCGTGCCCGTCGTGATTGTCTACCTCTTTTTACAGCGAAAAATCATTGAGGGGGTGACGGCAGGCAGCGTGAAAGGATAATCCGTATGCTTCGTAATCTGCGCCATAAACTGATTATTGCGTTTATCGGATTTATCATCATTCCGCTCTGCCTGCTGGGGACGGTTACGTATTTTCTCTCGCAAAACGCCATTCAAAAGCGCTACGGGGAGCATACGGAAGAGACGCTGAAGGCTTTGGGCAGAAATCTCCAGTATGTTCTGTCAGAAATTAACAATGTCTCTGATGCCGGGATCACGAGTCCTGCCCTGCAGCCGTTTCTCACTGCCAGCGCGACCTCGGACGCCAACGAGCTGTTGGAGACAAACGAAGCGGAGATGGCGCTGCGCCGCGTTTTTTTCATCCACCCGGCCGTTCAGTACGTAGCGTTGTATCGGCTCGATGGGCGCATGTTCAAAACCTTCCGTCCGCAGGGGCAGACGATCCCGTATCAGACATTTATCCGGCACCCGATTGTTGGGCAGGCCATCGAGAAAAACGGACACCCTGTGTGGATAGGTCCGTATGAACAGCCTGATCTGAGCGCAAACGACAGGGTTTTCACGCAGGTGCGCCTCGTCAAAGAGATGAACACCTTTGACAACAGGGCGATTCTTCTGATGGAAGTGAAAATAGGGGAGCTGCACCGGATGTTTTCCCAGACGCCTCTGACCTATCGGCAAAACGGTCGTTACCTGATCGCCAGCAAACAGGGGATGGTCCTGTACGATTCGCGAATGGAATTGGGCGGTACCAACCTGCTGAAATCCGCTCCGTTCCAGCCAGACATAGAGTATCAAAGCTATCGGGGAATACTGCAGGACGAGGACAGCCTTTTTTCTGTCTACAAGCTCCCGGCGAGCGAATGGTACCTCGTTTCCGTCGCTTCCTGGGCTTCTGTCTCCCATGACAGTACGACGATTGCCCGGTGGGTCGGCGGGGTCTTGCTGCTCTCGCTGATCGCCGCGCTCCTGTTTAACATGCTGTTCGTCAACAGGATTACCCGGACGATTATTCAGATCGTGCGCTTGATGAAACGGGCCGAGCGCGGGGATCTTACGGTTCGGGCAAAGCTGTCCGGCAATGATGAGCTGACAAGGCTGTCCGGAGGGTTCAACAGCATGGTCGGGACCATCCAGCATCTGCTGGAGGAGGTGAAACGGGAGCAGGAGCGTAAAAAACGGGCGGAGCTTGCGCTGCTTCAGGCACAAATTCACCCGCACTTTCTGTTTAACACGCTGGAGTCGATCAATGTGCTGGCGATCCAGAACGAAGGGCAAAAGGTAAGCCAGATGATTTACCGGCTGGGCAATATTCTTCGCATCAGCATCAGTGACCGTGAGCATATCCCGATCAGGCGGGAGCTGGAGCATTTGCGCAGCTATTTGGAAATTCAGTCGTTCCGGTTTGAAAATTTATTTTCGTACGAGATCCAGATACCGACTCACTTGTATGAATACTCCATCCTCAAGCTGACCTTGCAGCCGCTGGTGGAGAACAGCATCCAGCACGGCTTTGAAGGGATCAACCGGACCGGATTCATCTCCATCACCGCAGAAGAGCGGCAGGGATCGATCGTTCTTACGATCCGCGACAACGGCAAAGGAATGACCGCAGATCAATTAGCCCTGCTGGCTGAGTCCGGCATGGCAAATCAAACGGGAATGCAGGCAAAGACAGCGGCAGGCGGCCGCCTCGTATGGGCCCATAAGGCGGCGAACGTCTCACCACAGGGACGAATGGACCGCCGGGGGCTGGGCGTGGCCAATGTAGCGGACCGGATACGTATCTCCTATGGAAAGGCGTACGGACTCTTTCTGTGCAGCATGCCGGGCGAAGGAACGACGGTGCGGTGCGTGATTCCGAAGTACAGTCAGGAGGAGTTGCATGAAGCTGAACGTCATGCTGGTGGATGACGAGATTCATATTCTGAAAAATTTGAACATGGTCATTCCGTGGGAGCTGCTGGACATGCAGGTCGTCTCCCTGGCGCAAAACGGGGCAGAAGCATGGGCTGCCTTTCAGGAGCATCGGCCGGATCTGATTTTGTCCGATATCCGCATGCCGATCATGGATGGGGTCTCGCTGGTGAAGGAAATTCGCGAGGCGGGCGAGCCGTGCGAGGTGATCTTGCTGACCGGCTTTACCGATTTTGAGTATACCCGCTCGGCGATCCGCTATGGGGTCAAGGATTACATCGTCAAACCGATCAACTATCAGGAGCTGCATGAGGTAATCGAGAGAGTAGGCGGAGAAATACGTCAGCGCAAGCAGGCACGTTCCATGGAGGAAAAGGTGTGGCGGGAGTTTACCGAGCTTTCCAAGCAAAAGTACCTGTTCGATGCGTTGATGGGGCAAGCGGCAGGGCATTGCCATTACACGATCACAGGGAAAACCCAGGCGTGGGGGGAGAGGTATGCAGTACTCGTCGCCGATCTGGACGATTACCCGCAGCTCGCGCGTCACTGGAGCCATGAGGAGCGCAACCTGTGGAATTTTTCCGTGCAAAACGTGCTGCGCGACTGCTTTGCCCGGGTTGCGGGAAATGCGAGTGGCTTGGTTCTGACAATGCGCGAGGGCGAATGGTGTCTGTTGGCGTTAAGGGAAAGCCCCTTGGAGGAAGCGGAAATAGGCTGCTGGGCAAGCTGCTTGCAAAAGGCGATCTCCGAGCACCTCTCTTTTTCACTCAGTGTCGGCTATTATACGGAAATCGTTACCGTACCGGAGCTTTCCGAAGTGTATCAACAGGTGAAAAAAGCGATTCACTTCGATCTCGCACACCGTGAGCAGGCTATTTTTGCCGCCAGGCCGGACACATCGCGAAAGGGCGCCGCTGAGTACGGCTGGTGGAGCGTTCTCGAAGAGCTGTTGTCCGGTTTGAAACGGCATGACATGGCTTCGATCAAACGGACGCTATCCCGCATGCGCGATGACCTGCAGCCTTCGTCCAGGTATTCGCTTACGCGGACGGAACAAATCCTGCGCTATTACTTGCTCCATCTGGTACGGGAGATGAAGGACATGCAGATCATCACCGGACAGCTGGAGGAGCTGGTCTGGATGAAGCTGGAGCGGGCGCAAGGGATCAGGGAGCTTTTGCAGGTCATTCACCAGGTCCTGGAAGACAGCATTCGGGAAAGCGTAAAAAAGAAGACCGGCGACGTGTTGATGATCGGAGCCATGGAATACATTCAAAAGCACCTCACCCGCGATTTGAGCGTAGAAGAGGTGGCCGGGCAGCTCGGCATCAGCTCCAGCTACTTCAGTCTTTTGTTCAAGCAGCATACGCGACTCACTTTTGTCGAGTATTTGACACAGCAGCGGATGGAGCGTGCCCGTTTTCTCCTGTCCATGAGCGGAAAAACCATTCATGAAATCAGCCGGGAAGTGGGCTATCCAGACCGGCGGTATTTTTCCAAGGTATTTCAAAAAAACACCGGACTTACGCCGTCGGAATACCGCGAGCAGGCAGTACAAAAAGAATGAGGGAGTGGAGCGAAATGGGAATGATCGGGGATTTGAGCTTGCGCGAAAAAATAGGGCAAATGCTGGTGTGCGGCTTTGACGGACATCAGCCAACAGACGGGATACGGGATCTGATCCAGCACTGCGCACTGGGCAATATCATCTACTTTAGCCGCAATGCCGGCTCTGTGGAGCAGTTGCACAGGCTATCAAGCGAACTGAAGCAGTGGGCAGCGGAGCACAGCAGCATCCCGCTGGGCATCGCAATCGATCAGGAGGGCGGGATGGTGATGCGTGTGACGAGCGGGGTAACGCCTTTGCCCGGTAACATGGCAGTCGGAGCTACCCGGGATGAGTCCGCCGCCTTCGAATTAGCGAGGATTAGCGGAAGTGAACTTCGTTTACTCGGAATAAATATCAATTTTGCCCCCAGCGTCGATATTAATAATAATCCGCTCAATCCCGTGATCGGCGTCCGCTCTTACGGGGAAACGGCAGAGCTGGTCAGCAGGATGGGGGTTGCGGCGGTTCGCGGCTTCCAGTCGGCAGGGATCGCAGCGACGGTGAAGCACTTCCCTGGACATGGGGATACGAGCGTAGAC
This window harbors:
- a CDS encoding DinB family protein — encoded protein: MSQNIINTAKSVRQIVLHQVQSIPEELFDVQPPQFNNTIRWNVGHIVFCLESFLSLGFSDVSRLPESYTALFNTGTKPSDWTATPPTKEELVQHLSEQLARIAEISPDKLEEPLKSPVEMGPLRFTTVGEVINFSIVHEAMHSSTISSLLKVVKYGK
- a CDS encoding extracellular solute-binding protein, whose protein sequence is MKQAMKHAWKRAGALLLMSSLLVVAACSSGGGASTSTQPQAPAGSTTPADNSGSAVKKDVTLSLRHTQIKETSKKRLKILEDVVKKTEENNPGLKIELEGMDENVNRDQKLKAEMAAGNPPKIFEMFGGADTKLYVKAGRLLDLTDFLTESGLKDKFVNLEEFTVDGRVYGLPIGGYAEGFFYNKKLFAELGLSVPKTWDEFIAVNEKLKAAGKVPLALAAKDGWVNAMLFNTILERNAGMAAIEGLVNGTHKWTDPESVKALSDYASLVNADYFTKGALGLPYSDQGAQFLRGEAGMVFTGSWDATRYSGDEAGDLKGQIGFFPFPAISGGKGDQTSINAGYSNGFGFSKELTEEQKQMVYAFIKEHFNEEVEKRMLVEDRVLPSMKLSDLSGADQLITEVIQTINNASSTWRAYDAVVQPPVKLAVENSLQELIGKVKTPEQVAERLQKEQDKANQSK
- a CDS encoding NAD(P)H-dependent flavin oxidoreductase, translated to MWTGNEVTSRLGIDLPIIQAGMAGGTTTPQLVAAVSQAGGLGTLGAGYMSGEQIRTAIRAIRELTDKPFGVNLFIPEEATGKSAPGEAVRQIMNETRRRLGIPEDPEFGKVAEPFEEQMAAVLEEQVPVFSFTFGLLDKRWMAECKQRGIAVIGTATTVREGAALEASGVDMVVAQGSEAGGHRGSFLPDSPNNLVGLMALVPQMADRLSIPVIAAGGIMDGRGIAAAFMLGAQAAQLGTAFLLTEESGAHRLHKQAVLSSSDEETVLTTAFSGKAARGVTNEFMQLLAPFAEEIPAYPVQNAMTRDIRQAATKQERSEFLSMWAGQSGALGRAISAEQLMRKLVEETEELLGKR
- a CDS encoding NUDIX hydrolase codes for the protein MTDGINRGVGKTVAEVEAVLGKHRPGIMGEQNFSRFSVLIPLVKGEDGQLSVLFEKRAATMRRQAGEICFPGGRIDPEDASEWDAARRETSEELGLPLERIRYAGTLDTLVTPAACIYPFVGLLDSLEELHPNPAEVGEVFLVPLATLLATSPDIYLAKMRVEPGPDYPYHLIPGGEGYPWRFGSVSHYFYQLEGRIVWGMTARILTHFIDLLRGENE
- a CDS encoding carbohydrate ABC transporter permease; translation: MNNVLTRPWLFFMFLLPAIGLYVIFMGIPLVQSLYYAFFQWDGVTEKTFVGLDNFAGLLEDEVFRRSFFNNVSFILFSTFISMPIIVVVALLLSQVRRFQTFYRTGVFLPTVLSTAVVGVLWLYIYHPDAGLLNNFLRLLHLDSLTQYWLSDPKWAMISVLVANAWQWTGFYVVLVLAAILGVPRELTEAAEIDGANVWQKTWYITLPLIRPVLVVIFLLNVSGSMKALDIIMVMTEGGPFQTTDVLATYMVTKAFREYEYGYGSAIAVVIFLLTLLFAWIIQRANKKEQEVEL
- a CDS encoding VOC family protein, which translates into the protein MIDRLDHLVLTVKDVEATCAFYEKVLGMTVVTFGGGRRALQFGRQKINLHQAGREFEPKADKPVPGSADLCLIASVPLEQVVAHLEACGVPILEGPVDRTGAVGKIRSVYLRDPDQNLIEISVYIEV
- a CDS encoding response regulator, which translates into the protein MKLNVMLVDDEIHILKNLNMVIPWELLDMQVVSLAQNGAEAWAAFQEHRPDLILSDIRMPIMDGVSLVKEIREAGEPCEVILLTGFTDFEYTRSAIRYGVKDYIVKPINYQELHEVIERVGGEIRQRKQARSMEEKVWREFTELSKQKYLFDALMGQAAGHCHYTITGKTQAWGERYAVLVADLDDYPQLARHWSHEERNLWNFSVQNVLRDCFARVAGNASGLVLTMREGEWCLLALRESPLEEAEIGCWASCLQKAISEHLSFSLSVGYYTEIVTVPELSEVYQQVKKAIHFDLAHREQAIFAARPDTSRKGAAEYGWWSVLEELLSGLKRHDMASIKRTLSRMRDDLQPSSRYSLTRTEQILRYYLLHLVREMKDMQIITGQLEELVWMKLERAQGIRELLQVIHQVLEDSIRESVKKKTGDVLMIGAMEYIQKHLTRDLSVEEVAGQLGISSSYFSLLFKQHTRLTFVEYLTQQRMERARFLLSMSGKTIHEISREVGYPDRRYFSKVFQKNTGLTPSEYREQAVQKE
- a CDS encoding cache domain-containing sensor histidine kinase codes for the protein MLRNLRHKLIIAFIGFIIIPLCLLGTVTYFLSQNAIQKRYGEHTEETLKALGRNLQYVLSEINNVSDAGITSPALQPFLTASATSDANELLETNEAEMALRRVFFIHPAVQYVALYRLDGRMFKTFRPQGQTIPYQTFIRHPIVGQAIEKNGHPVWIGPYEQPDLSANDRVFTQVRLVKEMNTFDNRAILLMEVKIGELHRMFSQTPLTYRQNGRYLIASKQGMVLYDSRMELGGTNLLKSAPFQPDIEYQSYRGILQDEDSLFSVYKLPASEWYLVSVASWASVSHDSTTIARWVGGVLLLSLIAALLFNMLFVNRITRTIIQIVRLMKRAERGDLTVRAKLSGNDELTRLSGGFNSMVGTIQHLLEEVKREQERKKRAELALLQAQIHPHFLFNTLESINVLAIQNEGQKVSQMIYRLGNILRISISDREHIPIRRELEHLRSYLEIQSFRFENLFSYEIQIPTHLYEYSILKLTLQPLVENSIQHGFEGINRTGFISITAEERQGSIVLTIRDNGKGMTADQLALLAESGMANQTGMQAKTAAGGRLVWAHKAANVSPQGRMDRRGLGVANVADRIRISYGKAYGLFLCSMPGEGTTVRCVIPKYSQEELHEAERHAGG
- a CDS encoding carbohydrate ABC transporter permease; protein product: MRTWMYRRNVIPHMLLTVYVLVTLYPLVWLTLSSLKTPREITESPWGLPSSLQWQNYVEAWKTAKVSTYFFNSLYISTISCILIVIIGSAAAFAITRMNFPRLSNWVYQFFLLGLVVPGGALLIPLYRLLQEMKLIDTHLSLILINATFALPVTIFILSAFMKAIPRELEEAAIVDGLGAFGLFVRIILPVTMPAIVTVFILNFINVWNEFIMALLFLSKEKLRTLPVGMSVFKDAFQTNYALLSAAVMYSVVPVVIVYLFLQRKIIEGVTAGSVKG